TATGACGGCAAAGAGTAACAACTTCTTCGTGATATTCTTCCTATCAAACTGCTCCCGGAATGCACCGGGGAAACGTTTTCGAAGCAGCAGGGTGTAGCCGAGCACGAAAATTGGTTGAATGGAAAAGACGGCTTTTACGAGCGTCACCGGCGCCAGGGAGTATGCGAGCACACTCCCGATCCCACTGCCGAATGCGAGCGCGCTATTTGCAAAGAAGATCTTGCGAGTGCCAAGGAACGACTGCCAGTGTTCCCGAACTGCCCGCCACTGCAACGCACCCAAGATCATCATGATGCCAAATGAAAAGAGCATGAAGTACGTCAGTGCCGTTACCCAATCCAGATGTTCCAGTACATGCTTGTAGATGATTGCACTTACCGAGTGTGCAAGTGATGACACAATCATAAGGAAGAGTGCCCTATTCACCACGAACTTCCCGCCAGCATGATTTGTGGTCAGCAAGGAAGCGCAGGTGATGATAATTATAAAGGCCAGATACTGGAACGGGCTTAATCGTTCGCCAATGAAGAAAAAGGCGAGAATCGGTACAAAAATTTTTCCAATGGAAAAGAGCGATGCGACAATGGAAGTGTCTGTATGCTGCAAAGCCCGAAGGTAAAAAAGCAAACACAGAATATCCAAAAGCGTGATGCAGAAAAACCACGCTGCCGTTGGGAGATCTATACTCTGCGGCAAACGGTACAAAAAAAGCAACGGTAAAAAAATAATTCCTACTACCTCCGCGTAGAAAAGCTGAACAAATGGTTTACGGAAGTACCCGTTGGATAAACGGCCGTCCAAAATATTTGCCAGCGCATCACTTAAGGTTGGAACCAGTGCAAAGACGAACCAGAGCATATTTTGAACTTCAGTTTACAAACCCTGCCCGACTGCTTCGCACTCGAAATAGGCGCAGCGCCCTAGGGGAGGTAACCCTTACCAAGAAGGAGAATGAAACTAGCATCGCGGCTTCCCGCCATAGGCGGACAAGAGAAAAACCGCTCTAGGTGTTTTTACGTTTTCTTAGCTTACGGCCTATGGCTTACTGTTCCCCCTCACACTACAATACTCACAATCTTCCCTGCCACGTAGCGGAACTGCTTGGGTTCTTTACCAGCCAGCCATTTCTGCACAGTCTCATTAGCCAGAACCAGTGTGCGAACTTCCACTTCCGTTGCTTGCGTCGCCACATCCAACTTCACCCGTACCTTGCTGTTGATCTGCACGGGGAGAGTAAAGGTATCCTGCACGGCTAACGCTGGATCAAACTTTGGCCATGTCTCCTGGCAAATGAACGTCTCATGACCAAGTTCGTGCCAAAGTTCTTCAGCGATATGCGGAGCGAAAGTGGACAACACTTTTAGGAACGCGACGAAGTCTTGGCGGGGGACTTCTTGAAGTGCGGTCATGGCATTCACCCACTTCATCGCATCACTCACGCAGGTGTTGAAGGCAAACCGCTCAATGCCACGAGAAAAACTATCCAGGAACCCATGCGTTGTTGGCAGTAATGAGTGCGATGCTGTCTGACTGACATGTTGATGAAGCGCCCACACCTTTTCCAAAAACCGCGTGATGCCCCGAATCCCCTGCGTGCTCCAGGGCTTGGCATCTTCAAATGGACCCATGAACATTTCGTACATGCGCACAGCGTCCGCGCCGTACTCTTTAATCACATCATCTGGGTTAATCACATTCCCACGGGATTTGCTCATTTTCACCCCATCCTCACCCAAAATCAGGCCTTGATTTTTTAACTTCACAAACGGTTCGTCTCCACACTCTTTAGGGATTGCGCTAATGTCGAACAAAACTTTATAAATGAATCGCGCGTAGAGCAAGTGCAGCACGGCGTGCTCAGCCCCGCCCACGTACACATCTACCGGTAGCCAGGCTTTCAACTTTTCTGGATCGGCAAAGACTTTGTCATTCTTTGGATCGCAGTACCGGAGGAAGTACCAGTTCGACCCTGCCCACTGTGGCATGGTGTTGGTTTCCCGCTTGGCCGCTCCGCCGCAGTTCGGACATTTTGTATTCACCCAGTCCGTTATTCCAGCTAAGGGTGATTCACCCGTACCCGTGGGTTCGTACTTTTTCACATCCGGTAGCAACACTGGGAGCTGCTTTTCTGGGACCGGAACAATCCCGCACTTCGCACAGTGCACCATAGGAATGGGCTCGCCCCAGTAGCGCTGACGGCTGAAGACCCAGTCGCGGAGTTTGTACTGGACTTTGGCTTTCCCAATCCCGGTCTTCACTAACCAGCCAGTGATAACTTTTCGAAACTCCTGCGAAGTCAAACCTTCGTACGGCCCGTCATATCCAACGCGCTGCAAATCATTACCAAAGTGACCATTTGCACCTGGGCTGACTACGGCTTCCAACGGATTTGTCGGAACGGGTGTTTGAGGAGTAGCTTCCCGAAGCATAGTACCCTCGCCCGTAAAAGAAAAATATTTTGGCACAGCATCTTTGCTTTCGTTATCAAAATATATTTCCCCTCTTATTCTCTGTTCTAATAGTGCACTTTGTTCATTAGGTAAATACTTGGGATTGTGATACTTAAAATACCAGCAATCTTGGGCTGTTGTGGGTTCAATTACTTGTATTTTCGGTAATTGATATTTTTCCGCAAACCCAAAATCCCGTTCATCATGCGCAGGCACGGCCATAATTGCCCCCGTGCCGTACGTAGCCAGCACGTAGTCTGCTACCCAGACTGGAATTTTTTCCTGGTTCACGGGGTTGATTGCGTAGGCACCGGTGAATACGCCAGTTTTTTCTTTCGACAAATCGGTACGGTCTAAATCCGTTTTCTGCTGCGCCTTTGCAACATATTGCTCAATCTCAATACGATGCTTGTCAGTCGTAATTTCTTTCACCAATACATGCTCGGGCGCAAGTACAACGTATGTTGCACCAAACAATGTGTCCGGGCGTGTAGTAAACACCGTGATAACTTTGGGAATCTGCAATTCTACATTCTTCGTTTTTCCTTCTCCTTTCTCAGTTCTACTTTCTACATTCTGCATCTCTACAGCAAACCGCACCTCAGCTCCTTCACTCTTCCCAATCCAATTCCGTTGCAGTTGCTTGATTGATTCTGGCCAGTCAAGATGGTCCAAGTCATTGAGTAACCGTTCGATGTACCGCTCGTCCGTGATCTTCACAAGCCACTGCCGGATGCGCTTCTTCTCCACCGGCGTGCCGCAGCGGTCACACTTGCCCCCAACCACCTCTTCATTGGCTAAGCCGGTCTTGTCTTTCGGACACCAGTTAATCGGCGCCTCAGCCTCGTAGGCCAGGCCTTTTTCAAACAATTTCAGGAAAATCCACTGGGTCCACTTGTAGTAGCTGGGGTCAGAGGTAATGACTTCCCGGTCCCAATCATAGGAAAAGCCCAGGGACTGGATCTGCCGCCGCATGTTGGCAATGTTCTCGGCTGTAGTCTTGGCTGGGTGGGTGCCGGTCTTGATAGCGTAATTCTCTGCGGGTAAACCAAATGAATCAAACCCCATGGGGTGAAGAACGTCCATCCCTTGCATGCGGAGGTACCGGCTGAGAATATCTGAGGCAGTGTACCCTTCCGGGTGGCCAACGTGCAGCCCTTGGGCTGACGGGTAGGGGAACATGTCCAAGACGTAGTGCTTCTCTACCTTCGATGCATCGTGTGCAGCAAAAACTTTTGCCGTGAGCCAGGCAGCTTGCCACTTTTTTTCAATTACTTGGTGATCGTAAGGAGAAAATGACATACAGGGACATAGTAGCATGTGAAAATCGGAGCAGCAAGCTACTTTTTGGCTAATCTAAGCCAAAATACTGTCTTTACGCTTGACAGAGGACTCCCTGCTTGCTAGTCTAGGGTCTCTGAAGAATCTCTACGCTCGTAGAGATTTTTGTATAGAGAGAGCACACAAGTGGAGGTATCACATTTTTTTCATTCCCCCTATTAGTACTCGTCTCATCCAATTGAGTATTCGCACGCTCCTGAGTGCGCTTGGCGGCTTGCTTCGCATTGCGCGTGGCATTGGTGCGGTGATCTTGCTGGTCACCTGGCCAATTCGCTGGTTGGGAAAAGGAATCTACGCCTTTGCCATGCTCCCAGCATACCGGTACTACCGCATTGGGCGCACCAAGTTCAACCGAGTCATTGCGCCGGCGAAAAGCCGTTGGCTCTTCTTCGTGCTCCATCGGAATACGGTTGCCGCTGCCATTGCTTTGGTTGCAGTCTTCATTGCAATTAACAATGTGCAGGCGAAAGCTTCAGATTCTGTCAATTTTGGCCGAAAAAGCGTGTTTGGGAGCCTTTTCCACGATACGCTGAGCGAAGAGACTGAGGTGGTGGAAGGGCCGGTGGCAAGCGGGAATGTGAAAGAGAAAGAAACGGTAGCCGCACTCACCCCAACCACCGAACAAAGCGCGCGTCCGGCAGCCAAAGCCGAGTCTGCCTCATCTGGTGAGCAGCAACTTGCCTTGGGGATTGGCGGCACCGGTGAAGGCGAAGCCGATGAAGCTATTCGATACTACATTGTGGAAGGTGGGGACACCGTGAGCTCCATTGCCGCGCAGTTCAATTTGAGTACGTCTACAGTCCTGAGCGCGAATCAATTGGGTGAAAATGACTTCATTAAACCTGGCCAGAAATTGACCATTCTCCCAGTTGACGGCGTTGCACACACCGTGAAGAAGGGTGATACCGTTGCCAGTATTGCTAAAAAGTACAAAACGGATGAAGAAAAAATTCTGAGCTTCAACCGTTTAGCTAGCGCAGACGCACTGAATGAAGGTGAAGAAATTCTGGTTCCAGGCGGCTCTCTTGAAGTTGCTCCCACGCCCCAACCCACAACCAGTACAGCCAGCCCACAGCGAACCTTGGCGATTATCAAGGTACCACCCGCTGCCCGTGTCTCTGGCAAACGTATGCAATGGCCAACTGCTGGCCACCGCATCAACCAGTACTTCAAATTCCGTCACACCGGCTTAGACATTGATGGTGATTACAGTTCCCCCATTTACGCCGCGGACAGCGGGGTTGTGGAATCCGTCATTTACGCCCGCTACGGGTACGGCTTCCACATTATTATTAACCATGGTGGTGGCCGGGAAACGCTGTACGGCCATGCGAGTAAAATTTTTGTGAAACCCGGGCAGTCTGTGCGGCGCGGACAGAGTATTGCTATGGTCGGGAGCACCGGCCGGTCTACCGGCACGCACCTGCACTTTGAGGTGATCGTGAACGGCGCCAAGCGAAACCCGCTGAGCTACCTGTAAGCAGGGTTAGAAGGTTTCGGTGTAGCGGCGAGTATGGTTGGAAGGTGGGGGCGTGGGATGGGCAGAAGTATATGGTCACATTCCTCTCTATCTCCATCCAGCGACCAAACCCAAAACCTCCATCCAGTGAATAGGAGGGGTTAGGGGTGGTAACCCTTACTGGTAAGAAGGATGAGACAAACACAACGGCTTAGAAAGGTCGCTCTGGTATTTGTTTATTTTCTTAGCTTTACGACTTCCCCAGCACCGTCCGAACCTTCGCAATGATCTCATCAATTGTGAGATTTGACTTAATTAAGTAATCCGTAGCGCCAAGTTCTTTTCCTTTTGCAACGTCAGAGTCTTGTCCCAGGTTGGAAAGGAGAATAATTGGCGTTTTCGCAATCAACGGATCATGGTCTTTCCGTACCATTTCTAAAACGCGGAAACCGTCAATGCCCGGCAGTATCACATCGAGCAGGACAATATCTGGTCGCTCTGCTTGTATGTGCTGCAACCCCTGGTTCCCGTCAACTGCAACGGTGACGGAAAAATTCTCACGACTAAGCTTTGTGTGCATGAGGTCGCGGAGGAATTGATCATCTTCTACCAGGAGCAATCGAATACCCTCTGGAATTGGGGACGTACGAGGGGTGACGGGATGACTTTTTGTATCAGCGAGAACAGGTGAACTCTCCTCAGCGAGAAGTTTCTGCACCTTCAGTACCACATCTGCTGGTTCAATTTGCGCTTTCACAATGAAGTCCCGGGCACCAAAACCAATAGCTTTATCAATTTCCACTGGCTGTCCGGAATTCGAGATGATAATGACCTTTGGCATTGGGCTTGGATCGGCTTTGAGTGCCTTCAAGACGTCGTACCCATTCCGCTTGGGCATCACAATATCCAGGAGGACAACCTCGGGTTTTGCGTTTCGAATCAGCGCCAAACCCGCCTCGCCGTCAGCAGCGGTTATGACGTCATACCCCTCCAGTTTGAACTTCTCTTCCAGGAGTTCCCGGAGAACGTCTTCATCTTCAATGATGGCAATGCGATGGGACATATGTGCTATGTATTATGACATGGCTGGCGGGTGGCTGGATACACCCGTAGGCCGGTGGTACACAGCGCCAAAGAAGACCGTCAGGAGCGCGGCAATGGACGCTCCATCCCCTACCACTGCCAAGACTTCTGTGGTGGCAGCGTAAAAAATGACCGCAGTGGCCAAAAGCAATATACTCCCAAAGCCAATGGTCAACGAACGCACCCGCACTACATACGTATTTGCCTGCACCGCTCGACGGAAGAAGAGTACGCTGCTGGAAAGTAAAACGACAATGAGAAAAGCTCCAGAAATTGCCCCTGCCACTGGCGGCGCGTTCCAGCGCGTAATGCCAGTCTGCACATCATGGAACGGCATGCCCGGCTGGAGAATGGACGCGAGAATGGTTATGCCAACCAGCACCATGGCCACAACGAACACTGGCTTTCGGTACCGCATGAGCGTAAAGGAAAATATGACTTGGCTAAAAAATGCCGCCGCAACCAGGAAGCATGCATTGCCAAAGGTGAACGAGGTGATGAGCAAATCTTCGTTCTGCTTATCCAAAAATCTGGGCAGGGTAAGTGCTGCAAACGCTAAGGTGAGAAAGCCGTACGTGTAGGCAAACCACCGTAGTGATTGACTTTCGGGGTTCAGCTTTGCTGCCCGCCAAAGCCGAATGCCCAGGTAGAGACTAAGCAAACAGTTGAGCGCGTCGATGGTTGGGGAAATGGGGAGGGACATAGCTTAGTAACTTTGCACGAAGTGAGTGAAGTGGTCTTGCTGATCCGCAACCGCAGGGCGCGTGGCGGGCAAGAGGATGTAGAACGTGGTGCCTCGTCCTTCATGGCTTTCAAACCAGATCCGACCTTTGTGCTGCTGGACGACACTCCGAGCAATGAAGAGTCCAAGCCCAGTGCCTTCGGTTTGCATGCGCATGACATTGTCCCCCCGGAAGAACTTAGTGAACACATGGTTCTGCTGCTCCGCTGGAATGCCCACGCCCGTGTCTTGGATGCTAGTAACCACACTTCCCCGATCCTCGTACGTCCGAATAATCACGGTTCCGGTTGCCGGCGTGTACTTCACCGCATTATCAATGAGGTTTTGCAATGCTAACCGGAACTTCTGTGCATCCAAATTGACTAATGGCAAATGTTTGGCGGCATCTTCATACACAATCGAAACTTGCTTGGGCTGTGCCAAGTGACGCATTTCATCAACCAATTCAACGACCAATGGCGTCAGCTCCTGTTCCCGGAAGACATAGGTGAAGCGGCCTTCTTCAATGCGCGAGACATCCAGCAAATCATTAATAAGCGCAATCATCCGCTCATTGCTCTGGTAACTCTTCTTCAGCAGATCGGCTTGATTTTCGGTTATTGGCCCTGCATCATGGTCCATGAGCATTTTCAAAGCCCACTTGATGCCGGAGAGCGGCGTCCGGAGCTGGTGGCTGGCCACGGAAATGAACTCCGTTTTCATCCGATCCAAATCTTTCAAGCGCTGGTTCGAAAGCTGATATGCGCGGTTCGCTTTGACCAAATCTTCGTTTGCCTTTGCCAATTCAGTTTCTAATTTCTGCAAACTCCGTACCACGTACCCAGACCGGTAGGTTGAGACGGCCATGAGCGTGACCAAGGTAATGCCGGTTGCGGCGACGTACGCCACATTGGTATGCAAATCTGGCGCAACATCAAATGGCGTATAGTGCAGTAGCCACCCTTGCCGCTCCAGGAGGTACAGACCAACGAAAGATATGGTGCCAACCAAAAAGTTCAGCGGTCCAGCAAGTTTGGAAAAGTGGACATTGGTGCCCACAATCTGCAGCAAGTACAGCGGAAGGAAGACGCTGGTGATGCCGCCGGTAAAGTGCACGATAGTGGTGATGATGAGCATGTCTACCAGCACGCCTGCGTACGCCCAGCCCAGATGAATGTTCTTCAAACTGTAGAGGTAGCTAAATGCCAGGTTGACGCCCAAGGCCATTGCCACCGCAAAGAGAATGCCGGGTAAGAAAAAGCTCGCGCCAAATTGCGACCCAACCCAGGAAAGGAGGGTGACAATGGTGATAACTAAGTAGCGGATGACAACTGACCACTGGAGGCGCTTCCGTCGTTCTTCACGCTCCAAGGTCAGGAGATCTTCTGCCCGCATAGAATATTCTGGATAGTTTTGATTTCTGAATATATTTTAGCACAAAAAACCCTTTTCGTCAAATACGAATATAGTTACGAACTACGAAAAAAGGGATACGAAAATACGAATTACGAATGGGGAAAATTACAAAATTGGTTTGATGTTGATAAAGTCTGGCTCATGTGGCACCGACTTTGAACCGGTAAAGGTTACCCCTCCTAACCTCCCCTTAGAAAGGGGAGGACAGATGCAAACAGTCTCTGGTCTGTAAGAAATCAACCACCGCGGCTTGGAAAAGCCGCTCTGGGATTTTCCTATCTTAGCTTACGGCCTTACGGCTTATGGCTGTACAGCTTCTTCACCCAAACACCGGCTGGCTCCGGTACTGCAGCGCTTCAGCAACATGCTGCATCTGGATACTCTCGCTTGCCGCAA
This Patescibacteria group bacterium DNA region includes the following protein-coding sequences:
- a CDS encoding EamA family transporter produces the protein MLWFVFALVPTLSDALANILDGRLSNGYFRKPFVQLFYAEVVGIIFLPLLFLYRLPQSIDLPTAAWFFCITLLDILCLLFYLRALQHTDTSIVASLFSIGKIFVPILAFFFIGERLSPFQYLAFIIIITCASLLTTNHAGGKFVVNRALFLMIVSSLAHSVSAIIYKHVLEHLDWVTALTYFMLFSFGIMMILGALQWRAVREHWQSFLGTRKIFFANSALAFGSGIGSVLAYSLAPVTLVKAVFSIQPIFVLGYTLLLRKRFPGAFREQFDRKNITKKLLLFAVIMLMLILIAE
- the leuS gene encoding leucine--tRNA ligase, encoding MSFSPYDHQVIEKKWQAAWLTAKVFAAHDASKVEKHYVLDMFPYPSAQGLHVGHPEGYTASDILSRYLRMQGMDVLHPMGFDSFGLPAENYAIKTGTHPAKTTAENIANMRRQIQSLGFSYDWDREVITSDPSYYKWTQWIFLKLFEKGLAYEAEAPINWCPKDKTGLANEEVVGGKCDRCGTPVEKKRIRQWLVKITDERYIERLLNDLDHLDWPESIKQLQRNWIGKSEGAEVRFAVEMQNVESRTEKGEGKTKNVELQIPKVITVFTTRPDTLFGATYVVLAPEHVLVKEITTDKHRIEIEQYVAKAQQKTDLDRTDLSKEKTGVFTGAYAINPVNQEKIPVWVADYVLATYGTGAIMAVPAHDERDFGFAEKYQLPKIQVIEPTTAQDCWYFKYHNPKYLPNEQSALLEQRIRGEIYFDNESKDAVPKYFSFTGEGTMLREATPQTPVPTNPLEAVVSPGANGHFGNDLQRVGYDGPYEGLTSQEFRKVITGWLVKTGIGKAKVQYKLRDWVFSRQRYWGEPIPMVHCAKCGIVPVPEKQLPVLLPDVKKYEPTGTGESPLAGITDWVNTKCPNCGGAAKRETNTMPQWAGSNWYFLRYCDPKNDKVFADPEKLKAWLPVDVYVGGAEHAVLHLLYARFIYKVLFDISAIPKECGDEPFVKLKNQGLILGEDGVKMSKSRGNVINPDDVIKEYGADAVRMYEMFMGPFEDAKPWSTQGIRGITRFLEKVWALHQHVSQTASHSLLPTTHGFLDSFSRGIERFAFNTCVSDAMKWVNAMTALQEVPRQDFVAFLKVLSTFAPHIAEELWHELGHETFICQETWPKFDPALAVQDTFTLPVQINSKVRVKLDVATQATEVEVRTLVLANETVQKWLAGKEPKQFRYVAGKIVSIVV
- a CDS encoding M23 family metallopeptidase gives rise to the protein MSIRTLLSALGGLLRIARGIGAVILLVTWPIRWLGKGIYAFAMLPAYRYYRIGRTKFNRVIAPAKSRWLFFVLHRNTVAAAIALVAVFIAINNVQAKASDSVNFGRKSVFGSLFHDTLSEETEVVEGPVASGNVKEKETVAALTPTTEQSARPAAKAESASSGEQQLALGIGGTGEGEADEAIRYYIVEGGDTVSSIAAQFNLSTSTVLSANQLGENDFIKPGQKLTILPVDGVAHTVKKGDTVASIAKKYKTDEEKILSFNRLASADALNEGEEILVPGGSLEVAPTPQPTTSTASPQRTLAIIKVPPAARVSGKRMQWPTAGHRINQYFKFRHTGLDIDGDYSSPIYAADSGVVESVIYARYGYGFHIIINHGGGRETLYGHASKIFVKPGQSVRRGQSIAMVGSTGRSTGTHLHFEVIVNGAKRNPLSYL
- a CDS encoding response regulator, encoding MSHRIAIIEDEDVLRELLEEKFKLEGYDVITAADGEAGLALIRNAKPEVVLLDIVMPKRNGYDVLKALKADPSPMPKVIIISNSGQPVEIDKAIGFGARDFIVKAQIEPADVVLKVQKLLAEESSPVLADTKSHPVTPRTSPIPEGIRLLLVEDDQFLRDLMHTKLSRENFSVTVAVDGNQGLQHIQAERPDIVLLDVILPGIDGFRVLEMVRKDHDPLIAKTPIILLSNLGQDSDVAKGKELGATDYLIKSNLTIDEIIAKVRTVLGKS
- a CDS encoding HAMP domain-containing sensor histidine kinase → MRAEDLLTLEREERRKRLQWSVVIRYLVITIVTLLSWVGSQFGASFFLPGILFAVAMALGVNLAFSYLYSLKNIHLGWAYAGVLVDMLIITTIVHFTGGITSVFLPLYLLQIVGTNVHFSKLAGPLNFLVGTISFVGLYLLERQGWLLHYTPFDVAPDLHTNVAYVAATGITLVTLMAVSTYRSGYVVRSLQKLETELAKANEDLVKANRAYQLSNQRLKDLDRMKTEFISVASHQLRTPLSGIKWALKMLMDHDAGPITENQADLLKKSYQSNERMIALINDLLDVSRIEEGRFTYVFREQELTPLVVELVDEMRHLAQPKQVSIVYEDAAKHLPLVNLDAQKFRLALQNLIDNAVKYTPATGTVIIRTYEDRGSVVTSIQDTGVGIPAEQQNHVFTKFFRGDNVMRMQTEGTGLGLFIARSVVQQHKGRIWFESHEGRGTTFYILLPATRPAVADQQDHFTHFVQSY